The genomic region CCCATCTCCCCGCTGTGGGCGTACGCGGCGGAGAATGTCGCCGGCTTCCCCATGCGCCTGCTGGTGGCCGTGCCGGTGATGGTGCTCAGCGTGGTGCTGGTGGGAAGCAGTGCGGTGCCGCGGCACGCGTGGCAGTGGGGGTTCTTCGTGCTGGCGGTGCTGGGCGGGTGGGCCATCTCCTTCCTGGCCAACGTCACCATCGGCGCGCTGAGCTTCTTCCTGGGCAGCAGCCAGAAGGTGATGGAGGTGTGGATGGTCCTCTTCTTCGTCTGCTCCGGCTACATGTACCCGGTGGAGCTGCTGCCGGCGGGCCTGCGCACCCTCATCGACTGGCTGCCGTTCCGCTACCAGATTGGCTTCCCGGTGGAGCTGATGACGGGCGCGCACGACTGGCGCGAGGCGCTGGCGCTCCTGGGCGCGCAGTGGACCTGGGTGGCGCTGCTGGGCGTGTTGACTGTCTTCGTGTGGAAGCAGGGCGTGAAGCGCTTCGCGGCGTTTGGAGGGTAGGGGGCTGGGTGGGCTCCGTCTCCCGGTGAACGCTTGCCTGCCCTCTGAGGCCGGGTTTTCCCGGACCCAGTCGGGGACAAGTGTCCACTGGCGACCTGTGGAATGGCCTCAAGTACGCTGTATGCGGTAAAGGCCGCCAGGCGTGGACCCCCGTCCGCGTACTACCCCCCCAAGTCGCAAGAGGACTCCCTCCCCATGAATGGACCTGTTGGGTTCGGCCGGTTGGCCGCGCTCGTGTTGACGCTCGCCGTAGCGGGCTGTTCACACGAGGATTTTGCAGAGGCGCTGCATGAGGCGGCGTCTCCCTCGCGCCTGGAAGAAGGCTCTGTCCCCGCCTGGTCGGCGACCGCCAGCATGTCCACGCAGCGGGTGGACCACACCGCCACGCTGCTGCCCTCGGGCGCGGTGCTGGTGGCCGGCGGGCAGTCCGCCACCGCGGAGATGTATGACGTGAAGCTGGCCCGCTGGTCTTCCGCAGGCACCCTGGTGTCCGTGCGGCGCCGGCACACCGCGACGCTGCTGCCCTCCGGAAAGGTGCTCGTCGTGGGCGGTGACTCCGCCGCCGCCGCCACCGGCACCGCGGAGCTGTATGACCCGGCCACGGGCCTCTGGACGGCCACGGGCAGCCTGGACACCCTGCGCTCCGGCCACACCGCGACGCTGCTGTCCTCCGGGAAGGTGCTGGTGGTGGGCGGCGACAACAACGCGGGCGGCGGGCTGGCGAGCGCGAGGCTCTATGACCCGGCCACGGGCACGTGGGCGGTGACGGGCAGCCTCTCCGGGGCTCGCGTCGGGCATGTCGCCACGACGCTGCCATCCGGCCAGGTGCTGGTGACGGGCGGGCGCAGGGGCCCGAGCAGCAGCACCTTCCTCCGGAGCGCCGAGCTGTATGACCCGGCCACGGGCACGTGGACCGCCACCGGCTCCATGCGCGGTGTGCGCTCCGGCCACTCCGCCACGCTGCTGCTGTCCGGCAACGTGCTGGTGGCGGGCGGGATGATTGACGACTTCACCGCCACGCGGGGCTCCGAGCTGTATGACCCGGCCACGGGCCTCTGGACGGACACCACCGGCCCGCTGCTCTCCGAGCGCGGGGGGCACACCGCCACGCTGCTGCACTCGGGCGAGGTGCTCGTCACCGGCGGCACGGATGGCGGGGACCCCTATCTCCAGAGCACCACGTTGTATGACCCGACCAGCGGCCGGTGGTTCAGCACGTACTCCATGGCGACGAGCCGGCTGGGCCACACCGCCACGCTGCTGAACACGGGCCACGTGTTCGTCGCGGGAGGCCGCCCGGATGGCGGGCCGGGCTCCGCCACCGCGGAGCGCTATTCGCCTCCGTCGCCTCCGTGGCTCCTCACGGGCTCCATGGCGGCGGCCCGCTACCACCACTCGGCCACGGTGCTGGACTCCGGCACGGTGCTGGTGGCGGGAGGCACGGCCACCGGCGGCAGCGCGCTGATGGGGGCCGAGCGCTACGACGAGCACACGAAGACCTGGGTGGCGGCGGGCACGCTCAACACCGCGCGCTTCCTGCACAGCGCCACGAAGCTGCCCTCCGGAAAGGTGCTGGTGGCGGGAGGGCAGGGGAGCTCGTCGGCCTTCCTGTCCTCCGCCGAGCTGTACGACGCGGCCACCCACGTCTGGACGCCCACGGGCGCGCTGACCTCGCCGCGCTCGCGGCACACCGCGACGCTGCTGCCCACGGGGCAGGTGCTGGTGACGGGGGGCCGCTCGGGCTCCACCTTCAGCACCATTCTTGCCACCGCCGAGCTGTATGACCCGGCCACCGCCACCTGGCGCTCCGCGCCGTCCATGAGCCGGCGGCGGCTCAGCCACACCGCGACGCTGCTGCAGTCCGGCAGGGTGCTGGTGGTCGGTGGCACCTCTCCGGACGGGGATGCCGCCACCGCGGAGGTGTATGACCCGACCACCGGGGTCTGGACTTCCACCGGCTCGCTCGCGGCCACCCGCTACGGGCACGCGGCGGTGGCGCTGCGCAACGGCAAGGTGCTGGTGGTGGGCGGCTGGGGCGCGCAAGGCGCCGTGGCCACCGCGGAGCTGTATGACCCGAA from Pyxidicoccus trucidator harbors:
- a CDS encoding ABC transporter permease, translating into MSLRTTLRAMPTLLRVGFAEAVAYRAEMLIWVLSTTMPLVNMVLWMAVARTAPVGRFGQADFVGYFLATFAVRQLTSSWAAWLINWEVRQGTLAMRLLRPISPLWAYAAENVAGFPMRLLVAVPVMVLSVVLVGSSAVPRHAWQWGFFVLAVLGGWAISFLANVTIGALSFFLGSSQKVMEVWMVLFFVCSGYMYPVELLPAGLRTLIDWLPFRYQIGFPVELMTGAHDWREALALLGAQWTWVALLGVLTVFVWKQGVKRFAAFGG
- a CDS encoding kelch repeat-containing protein, whose amino-acid sequence is MSTQRVDHTATLLPSGAVLVAGGQSATAEMYDVKLARWSSAGTLVSVRRRHTATLLPSGKVLVVGGDSAAAATGTAELYDPATGLWTATGSLDTLRSGHTATLLSSGKVLVVGGDNNAGGGLASARLYDPATGTWAVTGSLSGARVGHVATTLPSGQVLVTGGRRGPSSSTFLRSAELYDPATGTWTATGSMRGVRSGHSATLLLSGNVLVAGGMIDDFTATRGSELYDPATGLWTDTTGPLLSERGGHTATLLHSGEVLVTGGTDGGDPYLQSTTLYDPTSGRWFSTYSMATSRLGHTATLLNTGHVFVAGGRPDGGPGSATAERYSPPSPPWLLTGSMAAARYHHSATVLDSGTVLVAGGTATGGSALMGAERYDEHTKTWVAAGTLNTARFLHSATKLPSGKVLVAGGQGSSSAFLSSAELYDAATHVWTPTGALTSPRSRHTATLLPTGQVLVTGGRSGSTFSTILATAELYDPATATWRSAPSMSRRRLSHTATLLQSGRVLVVGGTSPDGDAATAEVYDPTTGVWTSTGSLAATRYGHAAVALRNGKVLVVGGWGAQGAVATAELYDPNTGLWTAVASMSTPRYGPLASLLEPSGRVLVLGGDGGGTVGLLDTSEVYDPITGLWAPSGSLSTPVTSAGVAKLLSASGQVLICGGMGTSGALASTELYTPAL